From one Acidobacteriota bacterium genomic stretch:
- the lpxD gene encoding UDP-3-O-(3-hydroxymyristoyl)glucosamine N-acyltransferase, with protein MTVDPRFYASLGALTLEAAAGLTGAELAGDPALEITGVAAADSARDGEIAFLEGDGAGQAPFGPNLKLVIVTPEARSRLGDGVSGLVSKSPRHAHNRIARALFQPRHSMRQEAIALSPSARIHSNAAIGPGVVVGAGAAIGEGTVVCPNAVIGPGVQIGRNCHIGAGVTVHCALVGDHVTLLAGARIGEAGFGVTPTPEGLEDAPHFGRVILQDHATIGANTTIDRGVFADTIIGERTKIDNLCQIAHNVVIGRSVIVAAFGGISGSVRIGDGSMLGGRAGVADHVTLGEGVSLAASAGVFRDIEAGETWGGTPAKPIRQWMREVAWINKQANPKKRD; from the coding sequence GTGACGGTTGACCCCCGCTTCTATGCGTCATTGGGGGCTTTGACGCTGGAAGCGGCCGCCGGTCTGACCGGCGCCGAACTTGCCGGAGACCCCGCGCTGGAAATCACTGGCGTGGCGGCGGCAGATAGCGCTCGCGATGGTGAAATTGCGTTTCTGGAAGGTGATGGCGCAGGACAGGCGCCGTTCGGTCCCAACCTGAAGCTGGTGATTGTCACTCCCGAAGCGCGCTCGCGCCTTGGCGACGGGGTATCCGGCCTCGTGTCGAAGTCACCGCGCCATGCCCACAACAGGATAGCGCGCGCACTGTTCCAGCCGCGTCATTCCATGCGCCAGGAGGCCATCGCGCTTTCGCCGAGTGCCCGGATCCACTCCAACGCCGCCATTGGCCCTGGCGTCGTCGTTGGCGCCGGCGCCGCGATCGGTGAGGGCACCGTGGTGTGTCCCAATGCCGTGATCGGGCCCGGCGTACAGATTGGCCGTAACTGCCATATCGGCGCCGGCGTCACGGTGCACTGCGCGCTGGTTGGCGATCATGTGACGCTGCTGGCAGGTGCCCGCATCGGCGAAGCAGGCTTTGGCGTGACGCCGACGCCCGAGGGGCTCGAGGACGCGCCGCATTTCGGCCGGGTGATCCTGCAGGATCACGCAACGATCGGGGCGAATACCACCATCGACCGGGGCGTGTTCGCCGACACGATCATCGGCGAGCGCACAAAGATCGACAATCTTTGCCAGATTGCCCACAACGTGGTGATCGGCCGCTCGGTCATCGTGGCGGCATTCGGCGGTATATCCGGCTCGGTCCGGATCGGCGATGGGTCGATGCTCGGCGGCCGCGCAGGGGTCGCGGATCACGTCACGCTCGGCGAAGGTGTCAGCCTCGCGGCCTCAGCCGGCGTTTTCAGGGATATTGAGGCCGGCGAAACCTGGGGCGGCACGCCCGCGAAACCGATCCGCCAATGGATGCGGGAAGTCGCCTGGATCAACAAACAGGCAAACCCCAAGAAGCGCGATTGA